One genomic window of Granulicella arctica includes the following:
- a CDS encoding alpha/beta fold hydrolase has translation METENPNCLKTTFGRADVNGIRMYYRMAGSGEPVVLLHGFPESSLAWRKVMPRLAEHYTVVAPDLRGFGDSDRPDGGYDKRTVAEDVHQLIHHLGFGAINLVSHDVGMMVGYAYACAYPSKVKRLVLMEAALPGLGLEKLYDADRYPRMYHLPLFEAPNGLAEALITGREKMFVRHFMRQQAYNTAALEDDVLDAYADRLAAPGALRAGIAHFRAHKIDAEHNRVNAKTKLSMPVLTVGGAASFGADLEGEIRPLVEHLRAVMIEGCGHYLAEEQPERLTDELLHFLREGA, from the coding sequence ATGGAAACCGAGAACCCAAATTGCTTGAAGACCACTTTTGGCAGAGCCGACGTCAACGGCATCCGGATGTACTACCGTATGGCGGGCTCCGGCGAGCCGGTAGTTCTCCTGCACGGCTTTCCTGAGAGTTCGCTTGCGTGGCGCAAGGTCATGCCCCGACTAGCAGAACACTATACCGTTGTTGCGCCCGACTTGCGTGGCTTCGGGGACTCCGATCGACCGGATGGAGGGTACGACAAGCGCACCGTCGCCGAGGATGTTCACCAGCTCATACATCACCTTGGGTTTGGAGCCATTAACCTTGTCAGTCATGATGTTGGCATGATGGTCGGCTACGCCTATGCTTGCGCTTATCCTTCCAAGGTTAAACGCCTAGTGCTAATGGAGGCGGCTCTCCCGGGACTCGGTCTCGAAAAGCTCTACGACGCTGACAGGTATCCCCGCATGTATCACCTTCCACTTTTCGAAGCACCGAACGGCCTTGCAGAGGCCCTGATTACCGGTCGCGAGAAGATGTTCGTCCGGCACTTTATGCGGCAGCAGGCGTACAACACCGCCGCTCTAGAAGATGACGTGCTGGACGCTTATGCAGACCGGCTTGCCGCGCCCGGTGCGCTGCGAGCGGGCATCGCTCATTTCCGCGCTCACAAGATCGATGCAGAGCACAACCGAGTAAACGCCAAGACAAAGCTATCGATGCCGGTGCTCACCGTTGGCGGAGCCGCGAGTTTCGGTGCCGATCTGGAAGGCGAGATCCGCCCGCTGGTCGAACATTTGCGAGCCGTTATGATCGAGGGATGCGGCCACTATCTGGCAGAAGAGCAACCGGAGCGTCTCACAGACGAACTTCTGCACTTCCTTCGCGAAGGCGCCTGA
- a CDS encoding LysR family transcriptional regulator, whose amino-acid sequence MELRHLRSFCAVAQELHVTKAAKRLKMAQPALTQQLRLLERDLGFQLILPNGRGIKLTQAGGFFHQEAEALLENLHNACLKASELARGETGALRIGVTEGASFNPILAGVFNAFRQSYSGVQLSFTQHQSPGLASDLRNDVIDVAFMCPLPDPEDLTLNPLYKEDMLLALSSEHPLSGQAAVSLKDLHNEPFFLISHGNTVHSLESALIAAFGKWGVTPRIAQTVPEFMLALNLVASGIGVTFVPTYMTNIHPKRIYYKRLRPAADITMETVVAVRRGETSEAAKNLTLLARELFAKHVEKPRP is encoded by the coding sequence ATGGAATTGAGACACTTGCGATCGTTCTGTGCGGTCGCTCAGGAGTTGCATGTCACCAAAGCAGCCAAGCGACTCAAGATGGCGCAGCCAGCTCTGACCCAGCAGCTCCGCCTGCTGGAACGGGACCTGGGTTTTCAGCTCATTCTGCCAAATGGTCGAGGAATAAAGCTCACGCAAGCGGGCGGCTTTTTTCATCAGGAGGCAGAAGCTCTCTTGGAGAATTTGCATAACGCTTGTCTTAAGGCTAGCGAGCTTGCAAGAGGTGAGACCGGCGCTCTGAGAATCGGAGTAACAGAAGGAGCTTCCTTTAATCCAATCCTGGCGGGTGTCTTCAATGCCTTTCGTCAAAGCTATTCAGGTGTTCAGTTGTCGTTCACGCAACACCAATCGCCAGGTTTGGCTTCCGACCTGAGAAACGATGTCATCGACGTGGCTTTTATGTGTCCTCTTCCCGATCCGGAGGATCTCACGTTGAATCCGCTCTACAAGGAAGACATGTTACTGGCTCTCTCGAGCGAACACCCATTGAGCGGTCAGGCTGCGGTGTCACTTAAAGACTTGCATAATGAACCATTTTTCCTTATTTCTCATGGCAACACAGTGCACTCCTTGGAATCGGCACTCATAGCGGCTTTCGGAAAGTGGGGCGTCACTCCACGCATCGCGCAAACTGTTCCCGAGTTTATGCTGGCACTAAACCTTGTCGCGTCCGGAATCGGCGTGACGTTTGTCCCCACATACATGACCAACATTCATCCCAAACGAATCTATTACAAACGACTAAGGCCGGCTGCTGACATCACCATGGAGACGGTCGTCGCTGTCCGGCGGGGCGAGACATCCGAGGCAGCCAAGAATCTGACGCTCCTTGCCCGAGAACTCTTTGCGAAGCACGTTGAGAAGCCTAGGCCATGA
- a CDS encoding Gfo/Idh/MocA family protein codes for MAKILRVGVIGASLDRGWANKSHLPALRSMRGVELAGVSGRTQQAADTTAATVGATRGFKDVDSMIADPSIDLITVAVRVPAHRELVLKALHAGKHVYCEWPLGRNVQEAEELRDAAKSAGVHVAIGLQTRMNPALRKAMDLIKVSALGRILSARMYSGTVAFGATESESDSYLENPENGATHLTIHGGHAVDAVVALLGGLDVLDALGTIQYKKIDVEKGKRVLERTIPDHLLIQGSLIAGAAVGIEVDGGRQPGDTRFRFEISGEQGSMTLEGGAAVGFQAGRLALLVNGERQVVDEGDLASLPEAAANVGAMYAALRDDIADHRRSVPNFDHAVTLTRILSAIDRSAHLGQRARRADWPEH; via the coding sequence ATGGCGAAGATCCTTAGAGTTGGTGTTATCGGTGCGAGTTTGGACCGTGGATGGGCCAATAAGTCGCATCTTCCCGCACTTAGATCGATGAGGGGTGTAGAACTGGCTGGTGTGAGCGGTCGCACGCAGCAGGCTGCGGATACAACGGCGGCGACCGTCGGGGCGACACGGGGATTCAAAGACGTGGACAGCATGATTGCGGACCCATCCATCGACCTCATCACTGTCGCCGTCCGCGTTCCGGCCCATCGAGAACTGGTTCTTAAGGCTCTGCATGCCGGCAAGCACGTGTATTGCGAATGGCCGCTCGGTAGAAATGTTCAAGAAGCGGAAGAACTTCGTGACGCAGCCAAATCGGCAGGCGTGCATGTTGCCATTGGGCTACAGACGAGAATGAATCCCGCGCTTCGGAAAGCCATGGACTTGATCAAAGTCAGTGCGCTTGGACGCATTTTGAGCGCACGGATGTACTCCGGCACGGTCGCGTTCGGTGCTACCGAGAGTGAGTCAGATTCATATCTGGAGAATCCTGAAAATGGAGCGACGCACCTTACGATCCATGGCGGCCATGCAGTGGACGCAGTTGTCGCGCTCCTCGGCGGCTTGGATGTGCTCGACGCACTTGGGACCATTCAGTACAAGAAGATTGACGTAGAGAAAGGAAAGCGCGTGCTGGAGCGCACCATTCCCGATCACCTTCTGATCCAGGGCAGTCTCATTGCAGGGGCGGCTGTGGGGATTGAAGTCGATGGCGGCAGGCAGCCGGGAGATACGCGCTTCCGATTTGAAATCAGCGGGGAGCAGGGATCTATGACGCTCGAGGGCGGCGCTGCAGTCGGGTTTCAGGCTGGGCGGTTGGCCCTGTTAGTGAACGGCGAGCGTCAGGTGGTCGACGAGGGAGACCTTGCGTCCCTTCCTGAGGCGGCGGCAAACGTTGGCGCCATGTACGCGGCCTTGCGCGATGACATTGCCGATCATCGCAGGTCCGTACCCAATTTCGACCATGCAGTGACGCTTACGCGAA